Below is a window of Planctomycetes bacterium MalM25 DNA.
GCTCGAAGAAGAACGCCGCCTGGCGTTCGTCGGCGTGACCCGCGCCGAGCAAGAGCTGCAGCTCAGCCACGCCCTCCGCCGCGACTACCGGGGCCAACGCCGGATTGCGATCCCCAGCAGCTTCCTGATGGAAATCCCGACCGATCAGATGGAGCTGGACCAGACCACGCCCACCGACGAGCTCGGCCTGGCGCCCGATGACCTGGTCGGCGACTGGGGCGCCGCGCCCGAGGAAGAGGTCTATCAACAAGAGCCGAGCGAGCCGGAGGCCCCACCCTCGACCGGCGACCCCTCCGCGGTGACAACCGGCGCGGCGTTGCTGAGCGCCGGCGGCCTCGGCGCGAAGCGTGTCTCGCCGGACGTCTTTAAAATCGGCATGGCGGTCGAGCACCCCGAGCTGGGCGTCGGCAAGGTGATCACCCTCAGCGGCAACGGCAAAGGCCGCCGCGCCGCGGTCCTCTTCCCCGAGCACGGCGAGAAGCGATTCGTGCTGGCGTTCAGCCCGCTGCGACCGCATGACGCGTGACAATCGGTCACGACAGATTGTTCTCGCACGCCTGTGAATTGCCCGATAGATTAGAACTAAGCGAGGAGCAATTCAGGCGGCTTCCTGCGTCGCCAGCGTGTGTTGGCGATGCGCCAATTCCTAAGACTGGGAGCTGAGCCATGAGCCTGCCTACGACCACGCCATCCGACAAGACCGTGCCAATCAATCGCGAGCACGAAGCGCTCCGGCAGCTGATCGAATCGATCGCTGATCGCATGGAGAATACGCCCGATCAATCGGAGGCCATCGGCCCCGAGCTGGCGACCCTCGCCAACAAGCTCGCCGAACACTTTGCGTCGGAAGAGGAACCGACCGGGTTCTACGCTCAGATCCTTGAGCAGGACGCCCGTTTCGGCCCCGAGATCGCGCGACTCACCGAGGAGCACGCCGAGCTGCTTGGGCAGTTCCAAAGCCTCACCAGCGGGGCGATGCCGCCGGCGGATTTGGCCAACGCCTTCGGTCGTTTCCGCCAGATGCTCAGCCTGCACGAGGGCGACGAGAACCGCCTCATGCTGCAAGCCTACACCGATGAAATCGGCTCGAAGGACTGAATCAGCGAGGCACAGAGGGACGGCTCTGGGCTGGTCTCTCGGGGGGGACTTACGGCCCATTAGCCGCCGATCGCTCGACAAAAAGGCTTGGCCTGTCTATTGTCGGCAATGTGGCCGGGGCCTCATCACGCCCCGATCCGCGACCGGAACAGCCCCCCGGCCAGGCAGAGCACAGCTCGCTCTCGGCCCCTCTTGAGACGAGTCCCTGTGAACGCCCCCCCTCGCTGCCAAGTGTGGCGCTGCTGTTGCGCCTATCTGCTGCTGGCCGTGGTTTCGTTCGCCGCGGTTCGGCGGGCCGATGCGCAATCCAACGTCACGATCCACGCCAACGCCCGCGGCATGGTCGGTGGGGTGAAGACGCTCGACCGCGCGCAGTACTTCAACCACTGGGGCCAGCTCACCCCGGGAACCAGCACGAACCTCGGCGACCTCGAGTCGGAGGTCCACGCCACCGACGGGCTGCACACCTTCTCGGGCCGCGAGACGAACGACTTCCCGGCCGCGATGCGGGTCTGGACCAACAGCCCGGTGCCGGAGAACCCCAACAACCCGGGCTTCTTCGAGCACACGGCGTTGATCAACAGCCTGCAGAACACCAGCAGTTCGGGCTACAAGAACCGCTTGCTGAATAGCTCGGCGTGGGTCTCGGTACGAGAGTCCGAGAACCCGATCTATGTCACCTCGGGACGCAAGAGCGTCTTCCCCGATTTCCTGGACGGTGGTGGCGAGCAGGTCAACAACTTCGAGGGCTACGCCGACTTCCTGAACGTCTACTTAGAAGAAGTGGTCTACGGCACGGGGCCCGGGCAGGGCTACCTGCCGATGGACAAGGACCGCTTCTACATCGAGATCATGAACGAGCCGAACTGGCCGGCCAACACCCCGGCCCAGTGGCAAGACGTGATCGACATGCACCGCGAGGTCACGGAGCTGGTCAAGGAACAGCACCCCGAAGCGAAGCTCGGCGGCCCCTCCTGCTGCGACGACTACGCCGACGGCGGCCAGAACAGCTGGGAGCGATCCCGACAGCTGATGGACGACATGGCTTCCTGGCAAACCGCCGGCGGGCAGTCGGTCGAACTCGACTTCTGGACGATCCACCCCTACGAGCGTTACGACGTCGCGAACGACGGCTCGCACCAGCAGATCCTCTTCAGCTCGCCCGGGCGCCTCGCGGCGATCATGGACCTGTACGACGCGTACAGCACCCAGAAGTTCGGCCACGCCAAGCCCTTCTCGATCACCGAGTACGGATCGTGGAACCGCACGAATCTGACCGGCGACCCCTCAACCAGCGCCGACGACGACTACGGCGACTACACGCGGCCCGAGCAACAATGGGACCTGGTCCGTGACACGCGCGAGAAGTTGATGGTCTTCATGAACCACCCCGACCGGATCGTGAACGCCACGCCGTTCTTGGGACCGATGTGGTGGGAGAGGCAGACGCCGACCAGCCCCGCGGGGGACAACGTCTTCTGGGAACGCGACGCGGCCGGCGTCTGGCACGAGACCGTCGTCGCCAGCATGTACCGCATGCACAACGAGCTGAACGGCGAGTACCTGCAGATCGAGAACGACGACCCCGACCTGCAAACGCTCGCCTTCCGCGAGGGGAACGTTCTGCATGTGATGCTCAACAACCTTAAAGGCACAAGCAACACGGTGAACCTTGGCGCGCTCGCCGGCCTGGGCGAAGTCGCTTCCGCCTCGATCGACCGCGTCTACTGGAACGGCACCCAGGGGGTGTACGTCGAGGACGCGGACGTCTCCGCGACCTGGAGCAGCCTGCAACTGGAGCCCAACGAGGGGGCCGTGCTCAAGCTGACGCTCACCGGGCCGGAAGTCTACGACCAAGCCTACGATTCAGAGACCTACTACAGCGACGACGTCGAGATCCCCGTCTCTTCCCAAACGCTCATCAGCACCACCATCACGGCCGACACCGAGGACGCCACCGGGGCGACCCTCCGCTTTGGGTACACCGTGCCCAGCGGCATGCCAACTTTCTCGGTGCGCGTGAACGGCAACTCGTTCACGGTGACATCCGATGACCTCGCCCTCGACGACAACGACGACGACCTGATCCAACGCGAGATCGAAGTGCCGGCCTCGATGCTGGTCGATGGGGAGAACGAGGTCTCCTTCTTCTTCCCGTTCTCGACCGCCGCCGGGGAGATCAGCGCCGCGGCGCTCAGCGTGCGACGTTCCGTGGGCGACTACAACGCTAGCGGCACGCTCGATGCGGGTGACATCAACCAGCTTTACTTACAGTTCGGCCCCGCCGCCGCTGACGACAAGCACGACCTCAACGAAGACGGGACGGTCGATCAGGGCGATCTGAACCACTGGCTGGCCCTGCGAAACGCCGTCGCCGGGGACACCGACGTGGACGGCGACATCGACACCCGCGACGCGGTCGCGACGATCGCGCACCTGGGCGCCTCGGGCCAATGGACCGAGGGCAACTTCGACGGCGATTCAGACGTCGACTTCACCGACCTGGGGGCCGTCACCGAAGGATTCACCGGAGCGAAGGCTTCCGTTGTCGAAGGCCCGGTCGATGCCGGCCAATCCGTCGATAACCCCGACTTGCTCTACGACCCGGAGACCGGCGGCCTGGCGATCGACGCCGATGGGCTCACGCTGTTCGCCTTCCACCTAAGCGGTGAAGGGGACTTCATCGGGATGGCCGACTTCAGCGATCTCGATGGCGCCGTCGGCGAGGCCTCCACCCTGGTCGATAACACGCCAGGCGACATCGGCTGGGTGAGCGCTCGCCTCGATTCCGTTATCGGTTTCGACCAGCAGGCCGACCTCGGCGACCTGGCCCCCGTCGGCATGGACCTCTCGGAGTTCCAAGCCTGGGTCGACGACGCGTCGTGGGCCGGCATCGCGGTTGGTGGCGAGTTCGACCTCGTCCTGCTGACGGCCGGCCTCACGGGAGACTTCAACGCCGACGGCATGGTCGATGCGGCCGACTACACGGTTTGGCGGGACACCAACGGCTCCACAAGCGACCTCCGCGCGGACGCCAACGGCGACCTCGTCGTCGATCAAGACGACTACCAGCTCTGGCGTGGCAACTACGGCGCCACGCAAGCCGCGACCCTCGCCGTCCCCACGCCGCACGCGTTGCCACTGGCTTTCACGCTCGGCGCCACGCTCCTCGCAGGCGGCGCTCGCCGCAGCGAAAGCCGTTAGCCCGTCTGAGGCACAAACGCCAACGACGCTGAGTTCACACAGTAACGCAGGCCCGTCGGCGGGGGGCCGTCGTTGAACACGTGGCCGAGGTGGGCGTTGCACTTCGCGCACAGGATCTCGGTCCGCACCCTGCCGAGGCTTGCGTCCTCGCGCGTGGCGATCGTCCCCTCGCAGGCGTCGAAGTAGCTCGGCCAACCGCTGCCCGAGTCGAACTTGGTCTCTGAGTCGAACAACCGCTCGGCACACACGACGCAGTGGTAGACGCCCGGTTCCTTATGGTCCCAGTACTTGCCCGTGAAGGGGGGCTCGGTGCCGCACTGCTGGGTGACTTGATACTGCTCGTCGTCGAGCTTGGCGCGGAGTTCTTCGTCGCTCAATCCGGACATGCGAATCGGGGGAGTGGGGAAAGGGGGTCACACCGGCTAGTATAGGAACCACAAAGGAACGAAGGAAACCAAGGCCCCCCGAGCGGCCCCGCTCCACGCCCTTTGTTTCCTTCGTTCCTTTGTGGTTTATCCCGTCATCCTACGTGAACGCTGAATTCGTCTACTGCACCTGCCAACCAGGTATCGAAGCTGCCCTCAAGGCGGAGGTCGCCGCGCGGATTCCCGCTTGGAAGTTCGCCTTCTCGCGACCTGGATTCGTCACCTTCAAGCTCCCCAAGCTGGCGAGCCCCGCGTCGTTCGATCCGCTGCGGCTCACCTTCGCCAGGGCGATCGGCCTGTCGCTCGGGCGGGTCGAGGCGGAAGAGCCGACGCCCGGCCCCCTCGCCGAGAGCCTGTGGAGCCACGAATCGGCCCAAGCCCTCGCGGCCGCCGGGCCGCTGGCGCTGCACGTGTGGAGCCGGGACCACGCCATCCCGGGCGAGGACGGCGTCGAGCCTGGCCCGACGCCCGAGTCGCTCGCCGCGGTCGTCGCCTTGCGTGACGCAGCGCCCGAAGGGGCTCTGGTTGACCACGCCGCGGGCGACGGCGGCGCGAAGCTGGCGCTCGACGTGGCGCTCGTTGAGCCGAAGCAATGGTGGATCGGCGCCCACGCCCTGCGGAGCCGCACCGACCGCTGGCCTGGGGGCGTGCCGAAGCTGGAATTGCCCGGCGACGCCGTCTCGCGGGCCTACCTGAAACTCCAGGAGGGACTCCGCTGGTCGGGCCTCCCCTGCCGCAAGGGAGACTACTGGATCGAGTTCGGCTGCGCTCCCGGCGGAGCGAGCCAAGCCCTCATGGACGCCGGCATGCACGTCGTGGGCGTCGACCCGGCGGAGGTCGATCCGGTCGTCACCACGAACCCGCTGTTCGAGCACCTGAGGGCGCGATCGAACGAGATCGGCGTCGACGAGGTGACCGACGCCTCGTGGATCGCGGCGGACATCAACGTGGCGCCGCAGTACACGCTCGACTCGGTCGAGCGTCTGGTGACCCACGACACCATGCATGTCCGCGGCTTGCTGCTCACGCTCAAGCTGCTCGGCATGAACCTGGCACGACCCGAGGTCGTCGCCGAGACGATCGAACGCGTCCGCTCCTGGGGCTTCGCCGACGTGCGGACCCGCCAGCTGGCCCACAACCGCCGCGAGTACTGCCTCGCCGCCGTCCGCACCCGCGGCCAACGCCGCGTCTCCCGCCGCAAGAGCCCTCGCCGGCCCGCGGGGCAGGGGGGAGGCACGGACTGAGCGGGCTACTTCTCGGGTTGCTCGCGGATCTGCTTGAGCCGCTTTCTCATTGCAGCGACTCGCTCGGGGTGCATCGCCGCGAGGTTCTTTCGCTGCCCCGGGTCTTCCGAGAGATCGTACAGCCCTGCGTGCTGGTCATCCTCAGGGGGATAGCCACGGCGTTCTTCCCACTCTCGGTTCCGGCCCGAGTGGTAGCCCGTCTTGGCGTTAACGAGCAGCCACTGCCCATCCCGCAAGGCGTAGCTCTTCGCAAACGTGTTGTGCACCAGGCTCTGACGGGCCATGGGGGACTCGCCTTTGAGCACCGGCAAGAAGCTCTGCGAGTCCTCCGCCGCGCGGGACAGATCGCTTCCGAGGACTTCCCCCAAGGTCGCCATCAGATCGATCTGCGAAACCAGCGAGTCCGACACGCGCCCTGCTGCGACCACGCTTGGCCAGCGGACGACGAAGGGGACGTGGTGGCCCCCTTCGTAGATATCGCGCTTCAGTCCGCGGAACGGAGCCGACGACCAATGGTCGTGCTTCTCGTCGCGTGCGTAGGCGTACTTCTCGGCGCCGTTGTCCGCCGTGAAGACGACCAGCGTGTTCTCCGCCTTCCCCGATTGCTCAAGCGCCTCGAGCAACTGGCCACAGGCGTCGTCGGTCTCGACGACGTAGTCGCCGTAGGCCCCCGCGCCGGAGGCGCCGTCGAATCGGTCGTTCGGGATGATTGGCGCGTGGGGTGAGGGGAAAGCGAAGTAGAGGAAGAACGGCCGGTCGCTCTCCTCCTGCGACTTCAGAAACTCGACGCCCCGCGCGACGGTGGTCGGCACGTTCTGGTAGGGGTCCCAATCCGCGGCCATCGGGCCGGGGCGGCACTCCCACCGCCCCTCCTTGATCGGCTTCCATCGCTCGGTGTCGAGCACACGGTCCGGAGCCTTCTGCACCCGGTCGTTCTCAATCCAACAGTAGGGCGGGAAGTTGATCACCGTGTCACCGAAGTACGTATCGAACCCGTGCGCGAGCGGGCCATCCGGGATCGGTTGTTCCCACGCGTACGCCTCGGGCCCGTAGAACCGCTTCTTGCCAGCGCCCTGCGGCTTGGCGTCCGGCTTACGGATCGCGCCCCAATCCCAGCCCAGGTGCCACTTGCCGATGGCGGCGGTGCGGTAGCCGTGCTGCCGCAGCATCTCGGGCAGCGTGAGCCGCCCCGCCTCGAAGACCGAAGCGCCCATCGCGCCGACGATGCCGTGGAACTTCCGCCAGTGATAGCGTCCCGTCAGCAGGGCGTACCGGCTCGGCGTGCAAATGCCCGAGGAGGAGTGCCCGTCCGTAAAACGGACCCCCTCGGAGGCGAGGCGGTCGAGGTGCGGTGTCGGGATCTTCGAATCGGGGTTCTGGCAGGCGAGGTCGCCGTAACCCATGTCATCGGCGTAGAGGATCAGCACATTCGGTGCGGCATCGACCGGTCCTGAACCGCCCCCGATTCCGATGAACCATAAAATCCCGACCCCGAGCCATGGCGAGTTGCCCCTGTGCCGCATACTAGAATCCTGGAGATAACCTGAAACAGGTGAGAAGGCGGGCCGTCACGCGGATGCGACCCGGCTGGCTTTGCAGTATTCTGACCACCAGCCGGCCGCGACGCCACGCTCCTCTTCGGACAACCAAGCTCAACGACCCGCCCCTATGAGAAAAGTCCGCACCGGCGGCGGCTGGCCCGCCGTCGCCTACACGTTCCGCAAGGCCCGCGAAGCGGGCGGTCTTGGCAAGTTCTGGTCCGCGATGCGCTCGCGCAACGCGTGCAAGACCTGCGCCCTCGGCATGGGGGGCCAGAAGGGGGGCATGGTCAACGAGGCGGGGCACTTCCCGGAGGTCTGCAAGAAATCGATGCAGGCGATGGCCGCCGACATGCAGGAGGCCATCCCGAGCGACTTCTGGTCCCGCCACGGCGTGAACGACCTACGCGCGATGACGCCGCGCCAGCTCGAGCACAGCGGACGACTGGTCGAGCCGGTCCGATACCGGGCGGGGCAGGGGCACTATGAGCCGATCACGTGGGACACGGCGCTCGACAGCGTCGCCGACCGCCTCGCCAAGCTGACGCCCGAAGAGACCTTCTGGTACTTCAGCGGCCGCAGCAGCAACGAGGCGGGCTTCTTGTTGCAGCTCTTCGCGCGGCTGTACGGCACGAACAACGTCAACAACTGCAGCTACTACTGCCACCAGGCGAGCGGCGTGGGGCTGACGAGCGTCACCGGCAGCGGCACGGCGACGATCCAGCTGGAGGACCTCGACCAGGCGTCGATGGTCTTCCTGATCGGCGGCAACCCGGCGTCGAATCACCCGCGGCTGATGCGCACGCTCTTGGACCTCCGCCGGCGCGGCGGCGAGGTGATCGTCATCAACCCATTGGTCGAAACCGGCCTGGTCAACTTCAGCGTGCCGAGCGATCCGTGGAGCCTGCTGTTCGGTTCGAAAATCGCCACGGAGTACGTGCAGCCCCACATCGGCGGCGACTTGGCGTTGCTCATCGCGTTGCAGAAGCGGCTGCTTGAAACGGGCGCGCACGACGAGGGCTTCCTCACCCAGCACACGGCGGGCTGGCCCGAACTGCGCGAGGCGCTCGAGGCCGCCCCGTGGGACGAACTGGTCATCCGGTCGGGCGTCGAGCGGGCGGAGATCGACCGCCTCGCCGACAAGTACGCCAAGACCCGCTCGGCCGTCTTCGCCTGGACGATGGGCATCACCCACCACGCGCACGGCGTCGACAACGTGCAAGCGATCGGGAATCTTGCCCTGATGCGCGGCATGGTCGGCCGCCCCGGCGCGGGGCTCATGCCGATCCGCGGGCACTCGAACGTGCAGGGAATCGGCTCGGTCGGCGTCACGCCGCAGCTCAAGCAGGCGATCTTCGACGGCCTTCAGCAGCACTTCGAGGTGAAGCTGCCCACCGCCACGGGCCTCGACACGATGGCCTGCATGGAGGGCGCCACGGCGGGCGAGCTGAAGGCGGCCGTCTGCCTCGGCGGAAACCTGTACGGCTCAAACCCCGACTCGACCTACGCGGAGAAGTCGCTCGGCACGCTCGACCAGGTCACCTACCTGAGCACCACGCTCAACACGGGCCACGCCCGCGGCCTCGCCGACGAAACGCTCATCCTGCCCGTCCTAGCCCGCGACGAGGAGCCGTACACGACGACCCAGGAGTCGATGTTCAACTTCGTGCGGCTCTCCGACGGCGGCCCCCGCCGGCTCGAGGGGCCAAGGGGCGAGGTCGAGGTCATCGCCGACCTCGCCGCGCGCGTCGCGCAGCGGCTGCTTGACCGCAACGGTGACCGCCCCAACCTGCAAGCGATCGATTGGGACGGCATGCGCGACACGGGACGCATCCGCGAAGCGATCGCCCGCGTCGTGCCGGGCTGGGACCGGGTGGCCGAGATCGGAGAGACCAAGGAGGAGTTCCAGATCGACGGGCGCGTCTTCCACCAGCCCCGCTTCCCGACCGAGGACGGCCGCGCCCGGCTGCACACGCACGAGCCACCGTCGCTCAAGGGTACCGAAGACAACGAGCTGCGAGTCATGACGATCCGCAGCGAGGGGCAGTTCAACACGGTCGTCTACGAGGACTACGACCTCTACCGCGGCGTCGAGGGGCGGTACGTCCTCCTGATGCACCCGGACGACCTCCACCGGTTCAAGCTCAGCGACGGCGAAAAGGTCCGCGTCACCGGCCCGGCGGGCGAGATGCGGCAGGTCCGCGCAACCGCGCTGCCCGCCATCCGCCCCGGCAACGCGGCGATGTACTACCCCGAGGCGAACGTGCTGGTCGACCGCGGCAGCGATCCGAAGAGCCGCACCCCGGCGTTCAAGGGCCTCGTCGTTACGATCGCGAAAGAGAACGCGTAGCCCCGCCGACGACCCGCTCCGCCACCGGGTTGAGCCGGTGCTCGGCGACCCAGGCGACCGCGTCGACGCAGACCGCGTCACCGAAACCGAACAGCGCCTGGTTGAGCGACACGTTCACGCGGTAGTCGTCCGCACCCATCAGCCGGGCGCACTCGTCGGCGTTCAGCAGCCGCACGCGGTACTCGCCCCGGCCGGCCTCGAAGAGGATCTGCCGCCCGCTGCCCCCCTTGGGCGTCCGCAGGCAGCCGGCGAGGCCGTCGGTCCGCAGCTCGGCCATCGACTTCCCCTTCCGCACCCGGCGGAAGACGGTGCCGTGGGACAAGCCCTTACCGGCGATCATCGCATCCGCTGTCTCACGATGTTTCTCGCTCATCTGGTTGAGCAAGTACTCAGCGCGTTCCTCGTTCCACCACTGCTCGTCGTCGGGCGGGAGGCTATCGAGGATCGACCCGAGCGGCGCCTCGCCGTAGGTGGGCGGCTCCGGCAACGAGGCCAACGCCCAGTCGAGGTCGGTCGATCTGCGCATCTCCTCAACCAGCTTGGCCGGCCGCACCGTGCTCGGCTCCAGCTCCACGGGGGCCAGCATTTCCCCCTCCCCCCATGGGGGGAGGGGGATATTTTGCCCTACCACGAACAGCCGCGGACGGCTCTGCGGCGTGAAGTGGGCGGCGTCGACCATGATCGCGTCGGCGGCGTAGCCCAGCTCGTTGAGCGCCTCGATCAACGAACGGAAGTCGGCCCCGCCGTTCGACGAGAGCAGGCCCGTGACGTTCTCGATCAGCACCAGCGGCGGGCGGCGGTCGCCCATGCCGCGGAGCAGCTCGACCCAGCCCCAGAACGCCGACGACTGCCCCGCGTTGAGCCCCTTGCGCGCCCCCGCGAGCGACAGGTCGGTGCAGGGGAACGAGGCGTGCGCGAGCAGCGCGTCGGGCACGTCGGCCGGATCGAGCCGGTGGATGTCCTCCAGCACGTAGTGCGGCGAGGGGCCGAAGTGGCCGTCGTGCATCCGCTGCTTCGCCGGGTCGAGGTCGTTCGCGAAAACGATCTCCCAGCCCGCCCGTTCGAGGCCCATCCGCGCGAGCCCCACGCCGGCGAAGAACTCCAGCGCGGTGCGGCCCTCCCGCGGGGCGGGGCAGGGCGTGCGGTCGAAGAGGCGGTTCTGGCGGTCCATCGCTCCCCAAGATAACCGCGGAGGGCGCGGAGGGCGCGGGGGGCCGAGACGTGCTCTAATCGGCCGCGACCACCGCCGCCAAGAGGACCACCCATGGACCCGCAGAAGATCTTCGACTCCCTCGAACGCTTCGGCCGCCAACTGCCGGGCGTGGTGGAGGGGCTCGCCGGGGAGGACGCCCGCTGGAAACCGTCGCCACGGGACTGGTCGGTCCTGGAGGTCGTCTCGCACCTGGCGGACGAGGAGGAGCTCGACTTCCGCCGGCGTCTCCGCTGGGTGCTCGATCAGAACGAGGGCCCCTGGCCGCCGATCGACCCCGAGGGCTGGGCGGTCGAGCGGCGGTACAACGAGGGCGATCTGTCAGCGGCGACCGAACGGTTCCGCACCCAGCGGGCGAAGTCCGTGGCGTGGCTGCGGTCGCTCGGCGAGGTTAACTGGGACCTCGCCTACCAGCACCCCGAGTTCGGGCCGATCCGCGCGGGCGACCTGCTCGGGTCGTGGTGCTGCCACGACCAGTTGCACCTCCGCCAGATCACGAAGCGGCTCTACCAGCTGGCCGCCCGCGACGCGGGCGAGTACACGGTGCTCTACGCCGGGCCATGGTGAAGTCGCGCCGTAAATCCCCCTCCCTCTCAGGGAGGGGCTAGGGGAGGGTAGAGCTGCGCGACCCCTCACCCAACCTCTCCCCACAGGGGAGAGGCGTTATCTACTTCTTCGCGACCGGCTCGTAGACGCGGATCCAATCGACCTTGAACGTGTGGTCGTCGGTCCGCTTCAGCTCCTCGTCGGTCGGCTGGCGACCGGCGGCGGCGTTCCAATCTTGGGCTTCCATGTTGATGACGATCTTCATCGGCTTCGACAGGCCGGTCCGTTTGCCAGACGCGTCCTTGGTATAGCCCTTCGGGTCGATGCCCCCCTTGCCGTCGACATCATCGAGCCCGCTGGTCGTCTTCACCAGCTCACCGTCGATGTAGTACTCCAGCTCGGTCGGGCTCTTCCAGTAGACCCCCACGCGGTGGAACTTCTCGGTCCAGTAGCCGCGGCCCCGCTTCGGCTTGCGGTCACTGACGATCCAGGTGCTGTCGTCCTTCGGCTGGTAATCTTGGAAGGGCCGGCGGATGAAGACGTGGTGACTCATGTGCAGCCGCCGCGCGAACCAGTCGGCGCGGTCGTCGTCGCCGCGGCCGCCGTAGCACTCCTGGATGTCGATCTCCTGCGTGCTGTCCTCGCTCAGCAGCCAGATGTCCGATGCGAGCACCGCGTTGGCGACCTTCGTCTTCGCCTCGATGTAGGCCGGGTAGCGGACCGTCTCGATCGAGGTGATGCAGCCGAGCCGGGTCGCCGGGAGGTCGAGCCGCTTCGGCTTGCCGTCCGCGTCGACGCC
It encodes the following:
- a CDS encoding Beta-porphyranase A precursor, which codes for MNAPPRCQVWRCCCAYLLLAVVSFAAVRRADAQSNVTIHANARGMVGGVKTLDRAQYFNHWGQLTPGTSTNLGDLESEVHATDGLHTFSGRETNDFPAAMRVWTNSPVPENPNNPGFFEHTALINSLQNTSSSGYKNRLLNSSAWVSVRESENPIYVTSGRKSVFPDFLDGGGEQVNNFEGYADFLNVYLEEVVYGTGPGQGYLPMDKDRFYIEIMNEPNWPANTPAQWQDVIDMHREVTELVKEQHPEAKLGGPSCCDDYADGGQNSWERSRQLMDDMASWQTAGGQSVELDFWTIHPYERYDVANDGSHQQILFSSPGRLAAIMDLYDAYSTQKFGHAKPFSITEYGSWNRTNLTGDPSTSADDDYGDYTRPEQQWDLVRDTREKLMVFMNHPDRIVNATPFLGPMWWERQTPTSPAGDNVFWERDAAGVWHETVVASMYRMHNELNGEYLQIENDDPDLQTLAFREGNVLHVMLNNLKGTSNTVNLGALAGLGEVASASIDRVYWNGTQGVYVEDADVSATWSSLQLEPNEGAVLKLTLTGPEVYDQAYDSETYYSDDVEIPVSSQTLISTTITADTEDATGATLRFGYTVPSGMPTFSVRVNGNSFTVTSDDLALDDNDDDLIQREIEVPASMLVDGENEVSFFFPFSTAAGEISAAALSVRRSVGDYNASGTLDAGDINQLYLQFGPAAADDKHDLNEDGTVDQGDLNHWLALRNAVAGDTDVDGDIDTRDAVATIAHLGASGQWTEGNFDGDSDVDFTDLGAVTEGFTGAKASVVEGPVDAGQSVDNPDLLYDPETGGLAIDADGLTLFAFHLSGEGDFIGMADFSDLDGAVGEASTLVDNTPGDIGWVSARLDSVIGFDQQADLGDLAPVGMDLSEFQAWVDDASWAGIAVGGEFDLVLLTAGLTGDFNADGMVDAADYTVWRDTNGSTSDLRADANGDLVVDQDDYQLWRGNYGATQAATLAVPTPHALPLAFTLGATLLAGGARRSESR
- the msrB_1 gene encoding Peptide methionine sulfoxide reductase MsrB; this encodes MSGLSDEELRAKLDDEQYQVTQQCGTEPPFTGKYWDHKEPGVYHCVVCAERLFDSETKFDSGSGWPSYFDACEGTIATREDASLGRVRTEILCAKCNAHLGHVFNDGPPPTGLRYCVNSASLAFVPQTG
- a CDS encoding putative 23S rRNA ribose 2'-O-ribose methyltransferase encodes the protein MWFIPSSYVNAEFVYCTCQPGIEAALKAEVAARIPAWKFAFSRPGFVTFKLPKLASPASFDPLRLTFARAIGLSLGRVEAEEPTPGPLAESLWSHESAQALAAAGPLALHVWSRDHAIPGEDGVEPGPTPESLAAVVALRDAAPEGALVDHAAGDGGAKLALDVALVEPKQWWIGAHALRSRTDRWPGGVPKLELPGDAVSRAYLKLQEGLRWSGLPCRKGDYWIEFGCAPGGASQALMDAGMHVVGVDPAEVDPVVTTNPLFEHLRARSNEIGVDEVTDASWIAADINVAPQYTLDSVERLVTHDTMHVRGLLLTLKLLGMNLARPEVVAETIERVRSWGFADVRTRQLAHNRREYCLAAVRTRGQRRVSRRKSPRRPAGQGGGTD
- the atsA_21 gene encoding Arylsulfatase encodes the protein MRHRGNSPWLGVGILWFIGIGGGSGPVDAAPNVLILYADDMGYGDLACQNPDSKIPTPHLDRLASEGVRFTDGHSSSGICTPSRYALLTGRYHWRKFHGIVGAMGASVFEAGRLTLPEMLRQHGYRTAAIGKWHLGWDWGAIRKPDAKPQGAGKKRFYGPEAYAWEQPIPDGPLAHGFDTYFGDTVINFPPYCWIENDRVQKAPDRVLDTERWKPIKEGRWECRPGPMAADWDPYQNVPTTVARGVEFLKSQEESDRPFFLYFAFPSPHAPIIPNDRFDGASGAGAYGDYVVETDDACGQLLEALEQSGKAENTLVVFTADNGAEKYAYARDEKHDHWSSAPFRGLKRDIYEGGHHVPFVVRWPSVVAAGRVSDSLVSQIDLMATLGEVLGSDLSRAAEDSQSFLPVLKGESPMARQSLVHNTFAKSYALRDGQWLLVNAKTGYHSGRNREWEERRGYPPEDDQHAGLYDLSEDPGQRKNLAAMHPERVAAMRKRLKQIREQPEK
- the fdhF gene encoding Formate dehydrogenase H, giving the protein MRKVRTGGGWPAVAYTFRKAREAGGLGKFWSAMRSRNACKTCALGMGGQKGGMVNEAGHFPEVCKKSMQAMAADMQEAIPSDFWSRHGVNDLRAMTPRQLEHSGRLVEPVRYRAGQGHYEPITWDTALDSVADRLAKLTPEETFWYFSGRSSNEAGFLLQLFARLYGTNNVNNCSYYCHQASGVGLTSVTGSGTATIQLEDLDQASMVFLIGGNPASNHPRLMRTLLDLRRRGGEVIVINPLVETGLVNFSVPSDPWSLLFGSKIATEYVQPHIGGDLALLIALQKRLLETGAHDEGFLTQHTAGWPELREALEAAPWDELVIRSGVERAEIDRLADKYAKTRSAVFAWTMGITHHAHGVDNVQAIGNLALMRGMVGRPGAGLMPIRGHSNVQGIGSVGVTPQLKQAIFDGLQQHFEVKLPTATGLDTMACMEGATAGELKAAVCLGGNLYGSNPDSTYAEKSLGTLDQVTYLSTTLNTGHARGLADETLILPVLARDEEPYTTTQESMFNFVRLSDGGPRRLEGPRGEVEVIADLAARVAQRLLDRNGDRPNLQAIDWDGMRDTGRIREAIARVVPGWDRVAEIGETKEEFQIDGRVFHQPRFPTEDGRARLHTHEPPSLKGTEDNELRVMTIRSEGQFNTVVYEDYDLYRGVEGRYVLLMHPDDLHRFKLSDGEKVRVTGPAGEMRQVRATALPAIRPGNAAMYYPEANVLVDRGSDPKSRTPAFKGLVVTIAKENA
- the hhaIM gene encoding Modification methylase HhaI, translated to MDRQNRLFDRTPCPAPREGRTALEFFAGVGLARMGLERAGWEIVFANDLDPAKQRMHDGHFGPSPHYVLEDIHRLDPADVPDALLAHASFPCTDLSLAGARKGLNAGQSSAFWGWVELLRGMGDRRPPLVLIENVTGLLSSNGGADFRSLIEALNELGYAADAIMVDAAHFTPQSRPRLFVVGQNIPLPPWGEGEMLAPVELEPSTVRPAKLVEEMRRSTDLDWALASLPEPPTYGEAPLGSILDSLPPDDEQWWNEERAEYLLNQMSEKHRETADAMIAGKGLSHGTVFRRVRKGKSMAELRTDGLAGCLRTPKGGSGRQILFEAGRGEYRVRLLNADECARLMGADDYRVNVSLNQALFGFGDAVCVDAVAWVAEHRLNPVAERVVGGATRSLSRS